A region from the Benincasa hispida cultivar B227 chromosome 12, ASM972705v1, whole genome shotgun sequence genome encodes:
- the LOC120067144 gene encoding mitochondrial phosphate carrier protein 3, mitochondrial-like gives MALSDKPSRQSLIPSFLYSSPSSTRTLPLKKMLQSSPTFDAVSSPPKSFVIPAPTEPSRKIELYSPAFYTACTFGGILSCGLTHMAVTPLDLVKCNMQIDPAKYKSISSGFGVLLKEQGVRGFFRGWVPTLLGYSAQGACKFGFYEFFKKYYSDIAGPEYAAKYKTLIYLAGSASAEVIADIALCPFEAVKVRVQTQPGFARGLADGLPKFVRSEGALGLYKGIVPLWGRQIPYTMMKFASFETIVEMLYKYAIPTPKDQCSKSLQLGVSFAGGYVAGVFCAIVSHPADNLVSFLNNAKGATVGDAVKKLGLWGLFTRGLPLRIVMIGTLTGAQWGIYDAFKVFVGLPTTGGPAPAAPAPAAELVKA, from the exons ATGGCGCTCTCTGATAAACCCTCTCGCCAATCTCTGATCCCCAGCTTCCTTTACTCTTCCCCTTCTTCCACCCGAACCCTCCCTCTCAAGAAGATGCTTCAATCTTCACCCACTTTCGATGCCGTTTCCTCTCCTCCTAAAAGCTTTGTTATTCCCGCTCCAACTGAGCCGTCTAGGAAGATCGAGTTGTACTCGCCAGCCTTTTACACTGCTTGTACTTTTGGTGGAATTCTCAGCTGTGGTCTCACGCATATGGCTGTTACTCCTCTTGATTTGGTTAAATGCAATATGCAG ATTGATCCTGCGAAATACAAAAGTATTTCGTCTGGTTTTGGAGTTTTGCTCAAGGAGCAGGGTGTGAGGGGTTTCTTCAGGGGTTGGGTGCCTACTCTCCTTGGATACAGTGCACAGGGTGCCTGTAAGTTTGGGTTCTACGAGTTCTTTAAGAAGTATTACTCTGATATTGCTGGACCTGAGTACGCAGCTAAGTACAAGACCTTGATCTACCTTGCCGGTTCTGCATCTGCTGAGGTGATTGCTGATATTGCACTTTGCCCTTTCGAAGCAGTGAAGGTTCGGGTTCAAACTCAGCCTGGTTTTGCTAGAGGTCTAGCAGATGGACTTCCCAAGTTCGTTAGATCCGAAGGAGCTCTAGG GTTGTACAAGGGTATTGTTCCACTCTGGGGACGCCAGATTCCAT ATACGATGATGAAGTTTGCATCCTTTGAGACCATAGTCGAGATGCTATACAAGTATGCCATTCCCACACCAAAGGACCAGTGCAGCAAATCTCTTCAGCTTGGTGTTAGTTTTGCTGGTGGATATGTGGCGGGTGTTTTCTGTGCTATTGTGTCTCATCCTGCTGATAATCTTGTGTCGTTCCTAAACAACGCCAAAGGAGCAACTGTTGGTGAT GCTGTCAAGAAGCTCGGATTATGGGGTCTCTTCACCCGTGGGCTACCCCTCCGTATTGTGATGATTGGAACTCTTACTGGTGCTCAGTGGGGTATCTACGATGCCTTCAAAGTATTTGTTGGACT GCCTACTACTGGTGGCCCGGCGCCTGCTGCCCCTGCACCTGCTGCTGAGCTCGTGAAGGCGTGA